Proteins encoded in a region of the Marinobacter arenosus genome:
- a CDS encoding patatin-like phospholipase family protein, with product MAHVGVLRVLEEMNIPVDLVVGTSAGSAVGALYASGVAVEDIERRFIEMDWLSSFQDDPGRVYKPVRRKSEEVRLPLTPGIGLRADGLHVGSGIIAGQNLGFILNELTRSAALVEDFDRLAIPFRAVATDLETGEQVVLGDGNLAEAIRASMSIPGVYAPVQRDGHLLVDGGVANNLPVSVARDMGADVIIAVDITDALMDSEELREAFSVVGQLTTIMTRRNTDEQLALLGDKDVLIRPDLEGYSSADFYDALTLFELGATAAREHAVELRPLTVSRTDWTAYKAQRASRAYSTGPIVRIRIEQGRSLAPEFLRERIQQETGEPLDVEVLEEDLKRIYGLGYYETVSYSLAPSPEGTVLTIQVQEKSWGPNYLSFGLSYEDNFDGENRFNLASGLRMTELNDLGAEWQTGVQLGTEPWVRTQWYQPLDYGYKRFLVVGGEYTRETFSLYDGGTSPVAEVDVTSRQLDVALGTELGGNAEARLKYTRGYASVDELVGQPLVREDNVHRGGISLQLVHDSLDDSFYPRHGAFAGLRGRLEREDLGSDRHFDSVTAMLLGTDSWQGFNLTGLVYGTAVTSGEPGIENAVRLGGFRRLSAYAPGQITGDNALLGSVYASQAFGGPLMPWFAGAGFEAGNAWESFDQASWNNSVRSWSLFAGVDTFLGPVQLAAAYNNRDDWTAYLNIGFSYTQLFY from the coding sequence ATGGCCCACGTGGGCGTTCTGCGAGTGCTCGAGGAAATGAATATTCCGGTGGACCTGGTGGTGGGAACCAGCGCCGGTTCGGCGGTGGGGGCACTCTACGCATCGGGCGTAGCCGTCGAGGACATTGAGCGCCGGTTCATCGAAATGGACTGGCTCTCCAGTTTTCAGGATGATCCGGGCCGCGTCTACAAACCGGTGCGGCGCAAGAGTGAAGAGGTCCGCTTGCCACTGACCCCGGGTATCGGCCTGCGCGCCGATGGCCTGCACGTAGGCAGCGGCATCATCGCCGGCCAGAACCTCGGTTTCATCCTGAATGAACTGACCCGCAGCGCCGCCCTGGTGGAGGATTTTGACCGGCTGGCGATTCCTTTCCGGGCGGTGGCGACGGACCTCGAAACCGGTGAGCAGGTCGTGCTGGGGGATGGCAATCTAGCGGAAGCCATTCGTGCCAGCATGAGCATTCCCGGCGTTTACGCGCCGGTTCAGCGTGACGGGCACTTGCTGGTGGATGGCGGCGTGGCCAATAACCTTCCGGTCAGCGTGGCCCGTGACATGGGCGCGGACGTTATCATTGCCGTTGACATCACCGATGCCCTCATGGATTCCGAGGAGCTCAGGGAAGCCTTCTCGGTCGTTGGCCAGCTCACCACCATCATGACCCGGCGCAACACCGATGAGCAGTTGGCCTTGTTGGGTGACAAAGACGTTCTGATCCGGCCCGACCTGGAAGGTTACAGCTCCGCCGACTTCTACGATGCATTGACGCTGTTTGAACTGGGGGCCACGGCGGCTCGCGAACATGCGGTTGAGCTGAGACCGCTGACCGTCTCGCGGACCGACTGGACAGCCTATAAGGCGCAAAGGGCCTCCCGGGCCTACAGTACGGGGCCGATCGTACGGATACGGATCGAACAGGGCCGGTCCCTGGCCCCCGAGTTCCTGCGGGAGCGGATACAGCAGGAAACCGGCGAACCGCTGGATGTCGAAGTGCTTGAGGAGGATCTGAAACGGATCTACGGTCTGGGTTACTACGAGACCGTCTCCTACTCCCTGGCGCCGTCTCCGGAGGGCACCGTGCTGACAATCCAGGTGCAGGAAAAAAGCTGGGGCCCGAATTATCTGTCCTTCGGGCTCAGTTACGAAGACAACTTCGATGGCGAGAACCGGTTCAATCTGGCCTCCGGCCTGAGAATGACCGAGCTAAATGATCTCGGTGCCGAGTGGCAGACCGGCGTTCAATTGGGCACGGAGCCCTGGGTGCGAACCCAATGGTACCAGCCGTTGGATTACGGCTATAAGCGTTTCCTGGTCGTGGGCGGCGAATACACCCGGGAAACGTTCAGTCTGTACGACGGGGGCACCAGTCCCGTGGCCGAGGTAGACGTCACCTCCCGTCAATTGGACGTTGCCCTTGGCACCGAGCTGGGTGGAAACGCCGAAGCCCGCCTCAAGTACACCCGTGGGTACGCGTCCGTCGATGAGCTGGTCGGGCAGCCGCTCGTGCGGGAGGACAACGTCCACCGCGGCGGCATCAGCCTGCAACTGGTGCATGATTCCCTCGATGATTCCTTCTACCCTCGGCACGGCGCCTTTGCCGGTCTGCGCGGGCGATTGGAGCGGGAAGATCTGGGCTCGGACCGTCACTTCGATTCGGTGACGGCCATGTTGCTCGGGACCGACAGCTGGCAGGGCTTTAACCTGACGGGGCTGGTCTACGGGACGGCGGTGACCAGCGGCGAGCCGGGTATCGAAAATGCGGTGAGGTTGGGTGGTTTTCGCCGGCTCTCGGCCTACGCCCCCGGCCAGATCACCGGTGATAACGCCCTGCTGGGATCGGTGTACGCCAGTCAGGCCTTTGGAGGCCCGTTGATGCCCTGGTTTGCCGGGGCGGGCTTTGAGGCGGGTAACGCCTGGGAGTCCTTTGATCAGGCCAGCTGGAACAATTCCGTGCGCTCCTGGAGTCTGTTTGCCGGCGTGGATACCTTCCTTGGGCCGGTACAGCTGGCTGCCGCCTACAACAACCGGGACGACTGGACCGCCTACCTGAACATCGGGTTCTCCTACACCCAGCTGTTCTACTGA
- a CDS encoding GntR family transcriptional regulator translates to MNAFRPRETLTEQVARHIENLIAFGQLRSGERIYEGAMAKELDVSHGSIREGLLLLEKRHLVRNVPRKGAFVTPLDDYFVRSLYETLELYLTHTGRKLVRQWQPADMERLESLYAQMKACFEKRDLMAFLELGIEYTKASLAYADNYFIVAAIDDLWPSAKRCAFVAFQQGGSHVFEDNLAHMQESIEAIKDRDEEKLANILHHFAMQQCQQVLDAIATNDRKGA, encoded by the coding sequence ATGAACGCGTTCAGACCCAGAGAGACCCTGACCGAGCAGGTCGCCCGCCACATTGAAAACCTGATTGCCTTCGGCCAGCTCCGCTCAGGCGAGCGCATCTATGAAGGGGCCATGGCCAAGGAACTGGACGTCAGTCATGGTTCCATCCGCGAAGGCCTGTTGCTGTTGGAAAAACGCCACCTGGTGCGCAACGTTCCACGTAAAGGGGCATTCGTCACTCCGCTGGACGACTACTTCGTGCGCAGCCTTTATGAGACCCTCGAACTGTACCTGACCCACACGGGCCGTAAGCTCGTTCGGCAATGGCAGCCGGCCGATATGGAACGGCTGGAGTCACTGTATGCGCAGATGAAGGCCTGTTTTGAGAAACGCGACCTGATGGCGTTTCTTGAGCTGGGCATCGAGTACACCAAGGCGTCACTGGCCTACGCGGACAACTACTTCATCGTTGCTGCCATCGATGACCTCTGGCCCTCGGCCAAGCGGTGCGCGTTCGTGGCGTTCCAGCAGGGTGGCAGCCACGTGTTCGAGGACAACCTGGCCCACATGCAGGAATCCATCGAGGCCATCAAGGATCGGGACGAGGAGAAGCTCGCGAACATCCTGCACCATTTCGCCATGCAGCAGTGCCAGCAGGTACTGGACGCGATCGCGACCAACGACCGCAAAGGCGCCTAG
- the cls gene encoding cardiolipin synthase yields the protein MENVSLVAVAVGLLYLAALTCIYRILLTYRTAQGAIAWIIGLLGLPYVAVPMFLLFGRYRFGGYVKARRMGDEALTNLLNRFEQQTTSIPAPADKYFTDELQVLCKLGRQPFTEGNNCTLLRDGEATFSALFEAMENATRYILLEFYIVRSDRVGQRIKSILERKLAQGVEVWFLYDDIGSVWLPRTYLKQLAAAGARIASFGNGNIRRRRFQINFRNHRKLLVCDGTIGFVGGINLGDEYLGTAIDQEPWRDTHCRIEGPAVTGLQLSWLEDWNWASDESPELDWAPGSGNAGEDRVLMLPTGPADDWETCTLFFLNCINNARNRLWISSPYFVPDFQIMNALQLAALRGVDVRILIPEKSDSRLIGLAAYSYLVQACKTGIQIYRYQPGFMHQKVILVDDRYAAVGTANMDNRSMRLNFEITAVTTAHHFINSVESMLEEDLGHCRLMSESDYRDRSIPFRLTCRAIRLLAPLL from the coding sequence ATGGAGAACGTCTCACTGGTGGCGGTGGCCGTTGGCCTGCTGTACCTCGCCGCACTGACCTGCATTTACCGGATCCTGCTGACCTACCGCACCGCCCAGGGCGCCATCGCCTGGATCATCGGCCTCCTTGGCCTGCCCTACGTGGCGGTGCCCATGTTCCTGCTGTTCGGACGTTACCGGTTCGGAGGCTACGTCAAGGCCCGGCGCATGGGCGACGAGGCCCTGACCAACCTGCTGAATCGGTTTGAGCAGCAGACCACATCGATCCCGGCGCCCGCCGACAAGTACTTCACCGACGAACTCCAGGTGTTGTGCAAGCTCGGCCGCCAGCCCTTTACCGAAGGCAACAACTGCACGTTGTTGCGGGACGGTGAGGCGACCTTTTCGGCGCTGTTCGAGGCCATGGAAAACGCCACCCGCTACATTCTCCTGGAGTTCTACATCGTCCGGTCGGATCGGGTCGGCCAGCGCATCAAGTCCATCCTGGAACGAAAACTCGCCCAGGGTGTGGAAGTCTGGTTTCTGTACGACGACATCGGCAGCGTCTGGCTGCCCCGAACCTACCTGAAACAGCTGGCGGCGGCCGGGGCCAGGATCGCCTCGTTTGGCAACGGCAACATCCGCCGACGACGATTCCAGATCAACTTTCGCAATCACCGCAAACTGCTGGTCTGCGATGGCACCATCGGCTTCGTCGGTGGCATCAATCTCGGTGACGAATACCTGGGCACCGCCATCGACCAGGAACCCTGGCGCGATACCCACTGCCGCATCGAGGGGCCCGCCGTGACCGGTCTGCAGTTGAGCTGGCTGGAGGACTGGAACTGGGCCAGTGACGAGTCCCCGGAACTGGACTGGGCACCGGGGTCCGGCAACGCCGGCGAGGACCGGGTGCTGATGTTGCCGACCGGTCCCGCCGACGATTGGGAAACCTGCACCCTGTTCTTCCTGAACTGCATCAACAATGCCCGGAACCGGCTCTGGATTTCCTCGCCCTATTTCGTGCCCGATTTTCAGATCATGAACGCCCTGCAACTGGCGGCACTCCGGGGGGTGGACGTACGAATTCTGATTCCGGAGAAATCGGACAGCCGGCTGATCGGCCTGGCGGCCTACTCGTATCTCGTTCAGGCCTGCAAAACCGGCATACAGATATACCGCTACCAGCCCGGTTTCATGCATCAGAAAGTCATTCTGGTGGACGACCGTTACGCCGCGGTAGGCACCGCCAACATGGACAATCGATCGATGCGCCTGAACTTCGAGATTACCGCGGTGACCACCGCCCACCATTTCATCAACAGTGTGGAATCCATGCTTGAGGAAGACCTCGGACATTGCCGGCTGATGAGCGAGAGCGATTACCGGGATCGGTCCATCCCCTTCCGCCTGACCTGTCGGGCCATCCGGCTGCTGGCGCCATTGCTCTGA
- a CDS encoding AraC family transcriptional regulator — protein MIPAQSDNASTPLVAASSTLALVHYLERQGVLDPDRVERIVGLGLEALSDPDLRVPASAHYQLWDYAEHATGDPGVGLHAGQVVDPERMGLVGHVFFNCDTLGEAVTQYVRLHRLINESVILSFEQTGEQAILTWQPDVPHHYCRQDMDRTLAAALCRTRHFIHPQITAEWAELAHPRPSYADEYEKILGGPVRFDCATTRLAFNSRHLSHPIPRRNPYVYSAVLKQVNAVLARLQPRRSFGRKIRRLISKQMATDKIDADSLARQCHMSRQTLYRKLKREGLGFHELVEQVRKDKALRYVAADHYALGEIAFLLGFSELSAFSRAFKRWTGMAPAQYRASHLANEPEASEPGTKADMDE, from the coding sequence GTGATTCCTGCTCAGTCCGACAACGCCAGCACACCGCTGGTCGCCGCCTCCAGCACCCTGGCCCTGGTTCACTACCTCGAGCGCCAGGGGGTTCTGGACCCCGATCGTGTGGAACGGATTGTCGGGCTCGGCCTGGAGGCGCTGTCAGACCCGGACCTCCGGGTGCCAGCGAGCGCCCACTACCAACTCTGGGACTACGCCGAACACGCCACCGGCGACCCCGGCGTTGGGCTGCACGCCGGCCAGGTGGTTGATCCCGAACGCATGGGACTGGTCGGCCACGTCTTTTTCAACTGTGACACCCTGGGCGAAGCTGTCACCCAGTACGTCCGCCTGCACCGGTTAATCAACGAATCGGTCATCCTGAGCTTCGAGCAGACCGGCGAGCAGGCCATCCTGACCTGGCAGCCGGATGTTCCCCATCACTATTGCCGACAGGATATGGACCGGACCCTGGCGGCGGCTCTGTGCCGGACCCGGCATTTCATCCACCCCCAGATCACCGCCGAGTGGGCTGAGCTCGCCCATCCCCGACCAAGCTATGCGGACGAGTACGAAAAGATCCTGGGGGGACCGGTTCGGTTTGACTGCGCCACGACCCGCCTGGCGTTCAACAGCCGCCACCTCAGTCACCCGATTCCCCGCCGCAATCCCTACGTATACTCGGCCGTCCTGAAACAGGTGAACGCGGTGTTGGCGCGCCTGCAGCCCAGACGCTCGTTCGGCCGCAAGATCCGGCGCCTGATCTCGAAGCAGATGGCCACGGACAAGATCGACGCCGACAGCCTCGCCCGGCAATGCCATATGAGCCGCCAGACCCTGTACCGGAAACTGAAACGCGAGGGGCTCGGATTCCACGAACTGGTCGAACAGGTGCGCAAGGACAAGGCCCTGCGTTACGTTGCCGCCGATCACTATGCCCTGGGTGAAATCGCTTTCCTGCTGGGATTTTCCGAGCTCAGTGCCTTCAGCCGGGCCTTCAAACGCTGGACCGGAATGGCGCCGGCCCAGTACCGGGCCAGCCACCTGGCCAATGAGCCCGAAGCATCTGAGCCGGGCACCAAAGCGGACATGGACGAATAA
- a CDS encoding alpha/beta fold hydrolase: MTVDLNHRITGEGAPLILLHGLFGSLENLGGIARRLQDEWQIHALDQRNHGSSPHTDTMDYPAMAADVIAYMDSQGIDRASILGHSMGGKVAMQVALQAPERVEKVIVADIAPVSYKPRHDEVLEGLKSIDLTGVRSRQDADTLLAEFVEMPSTRQFLLKNLERIPREEQSEGGPTFRWRLNVPVIDACYANLASAPEGSRPFEGPVLFIKGEESAYIQEKHRDEIQRLFPAAELRIIKGTGHWLHAEKADSFAALCRRFLDNNR; encoded by the coding sequence ATGACCGTAGATCTGAACCACCGCATTACCGGCGAAGGTGCGCCGCTGATTCTGTTGCACGGCCTGTTCGGGTCCCTGGAGAATCTTGGCGGCATCGCCCGCCGGCTGCAGGACGAGTGGCAGATCCACGCCCTGGACCAGCGTAATCATGGCAGCTCGCCTCACACCGACACCATGGACTATCCGGCCATGGCGGCCGACGTGATTGCCTATATGGACAGCCAGGGCATCGACCGGGCCAGTATCCTGGGGCATTCCATGGGCGGCAAGGTGGCGATGCAGGTGGCGTTGCAGGCTCCGGAACGGGTTGAGAAGGTCATCGTGGCCGACATCGCGCCGGTGAGTTACAAACCCCGTCACGATGAGGTCCTGGAGGGACTGAAGAGCATCGACCTGACGGGTGTGCGTTCGCGCCAGGACGCCGACACGCTGCTCGCCGAATTCGTGGAGATGCCATCCACCCGGCAGTTCCTGCTGAAAAATCTCGAGCGGATACCCAGGGAAGAGCAGAGTGAAGGCGGTCCTACCTTTCGCTGGCGCCTGAACGTGCCGGTGATCGATGCCTGTTACGCCAACCTGGCCAGCGCCCCTGAGGGGAGTCGGCCGTTCGAGGGTCCGGTACTGTTCATCAAAGGCGAGGAATCGGCCTACATCCAGGAAAAACATCGGGACGAGATCCAGCGCCTGTTTCCGGCGGCCGAGCTTCGCATCATCAAGGGCACGGGGCACTGGCTGCACGCGGAAAAGGCCGATTCGTTCGCGGCCCTGTGCCGGCGTTTTCTGGACAATAACCGCTAG